TAAATACAGGACGCATACTGTGTATTCAAATACAGTTGATCCATGAATGGGGTTTAatggtaaaatataaaaattttcctgacatttttcctgatcggacccctttatgccCGTGAttgttggtgagtgaatttaatgcatattttacaagatgtgattttttttttttttttttttttaagccgccattaaaagtaaatgggaaaatccggatttctTTGattccggatcgctctcaaaatgtttttgtttattcatcaagatccagTCATTGGTATCCggccagacagacaaacgccatcaaaaacataacctcctgaGCGGAGGTAAATCAGAATATTCCGTTAATTCCTTCTACAGCGCAGGGAAGCGGGGTTCCTCCCAGAAGGGGCCGCCGCAGGATccaacagaggaggagcagctttgagttacaccccccccccccccccccccccccccacccccaacacaGACGGGGACATTCAGCAGAGGAAACGGAACAGACGAAACGAGAAGACTTTTCATTTCAAAACTCCGGGGCTGAGGAAAGAACAGTGAGTTCCCTTTTTCACACTCAAACTTGATCAAATTAGGCTTCACCGtgtccatcaccccccccccccccccctttatttgtTAAAATCCTCTCTCCCGCTGTGTGCAGCTGGAAGGAAACCCCCGCCCTGCTCGGTAAAAAAAGGAACCGACAGTGaccggcggaggaggaggaggaggagagatgtcGCCGGTGAAGGAGAACGCCTTGAAGTTCCTGAGGAGCTTCCCGGGCGTCATCCGGGTCCTGCAGGTTGTCTGCGGCGCCGGGCTGTGGGTCACCATCGCCGCCAACAAATACGAAGGCTCCATCCACTTCGTCCTGTTCGTGGCGGTGCTCTTCTGGCTCCTCACCCtcgccctcttcttcctcacgcTCCTGAACAAGCAGGACCTCGTTCcgctgctgggaggaggaggaggaggaggagcgggggcGCGCTGGTTGTGCACCAACGTGGCGCACGACGCGGCCGCCACCGCGCTCTACCTGCCGGCCGTCGCCGTCATGATCTACAAGACGGAGCGCAACTCCTACTGCAACCTGGAGCAGTACAAGCACCTCTGCCTGTACAAGGTCTACCTGGCGGCCGCCGTGTTCGCCTGCCTGTGCTGCCTGGCCTACGTCACGACGCTGGTTTACGGCGCCTGCAGGAAGCACCGAGGGGAGCAAACGGTtatctgatgaagaggaggaggaggagggtgcgGGTCTGTGAAGGGGGAGGCGTCCACAGCAAAATGAGGAATAGTTATCTTCACTGTAATCTCACTCTACAGGTACTCCTATCACAGGTTTATGGTTCTTGTGTCCTTAG
Above is a window of Brachionichthys hirsutus isolate HB-005 chromosome 7, CSIRO-AGI_Bhir_v1, whole genome shotgun sequence DNA encoding:
- the marveld1 gene encoding MARVEL domain-containing protein 1, with product MSPVKENALKFLRSFPGVIRVLQVVCGAGLWVTIAANKYEGSIHFVLFVAVLFWLLTLALFFLTLLNKQDLVPLLGGGGGGGAGARWLCTNVAHDAAATALYLPAVAVMIYKTERNSYCNLEQYKHLCLYKVYLAAAVFACLCCLAYVTTLVYGACRKHRGEQTVI